The following proteins come from a genomic window of Oscillatoria sp. FACHB-1407:
- a CDS encoding hybrid sensor histidine kinase/response regulator: MVGEKVLVVEDERVVARDIEKRLKKLGYFVVASVASGEEALQKAADLRPDLVLMDIQIKGEMDGIETAEQIRTELDIPVIYLTAYADEDTLQRAKVTEPFGYIVKPFDERDLHVAIEVALRRRLAEAAVRVALKKEKELSELKSRFWSMVVHEFRNPLASILSSAQLLERHGHDLVEERRREYLYLIQNSIRSLDSLLNDILHLSQAERQVLEFDPQPIQLESFCQQTIEEMLFSTGFSHQIIFNPQGSFKDVCLDQKLLWHILTNLLSNAIKYSPQGGVIYLDVICPNGEVIFRIKDSGIGIPPEDQQHLFQPFHRAENVGSIPGTGLGLTMVKSCLDLHHGEISFESEVGRGTTFTVKLFSSCRVPN, encoded by the coding sequence ATGGTTGGCGAAAAAGTGTTAGTGGTAGAAGATGAGCGAGTCGTCGCCAGGGATATTGAAAAACGACTTAAAAAGCTGGGCTATTTTGTTGTGGCTTCTGTTGCATCTGGTGAAGAAGCACTGCAAAAAGCAGCCGACCTGCGTCCTGATTTAGTATTAATGGACATCCAAATCAAAGGAGAGATGGATGGCATTGAAACGGCTGAACAAATCCGGACTGAGTTAGATATTCCAGTGATCTATTTAACCGCTTATGCCGATGAAGACACACTACAACGGGCAAAAGTAACAGAACCTTTTGGTTATATTGTTAAGCCTTTTGATGAGAGAGACTTGCATGTGGCGATCGAAGTCGCTCTACGAAGACGATTAGCTGAGGCGGCCGTTCGGGTTGCTCTTAAAAAAGAAAAAGAACTGAGCGAACTAAAGTCTCGTTTTTGGTCGATGGTGGTTCACGAATTTCGCAATCCGTTGGCTTCGATCCTATCGTCGGCTCAATTGCTGGAGCGACATGGACATGATTTAGTCGAAGAACGAAGGCGGGAATATCTGTACCTCATCCAAAATTCAATTCGTTCTTTAGACAGTTTGTTAAATGATATTTTGCACCTATCTCAAGCTGAGAGGCAGGTGTTGGAGTTTGATCCGCAACCTATCCAGCTAGAGAGTTTTTGCCAACAAACCATCGAAGAAATGCTGTTTAGTACTGGGTTCTCACACCAGATTATTTTTAATCCTCAGGGAAGCTTTAAAGATGTTTGTTTAGACCAAAAGTTGTTGTGGCATATTCTCACTAATTTGTTATCCAATGCGATTAAATATTCTCCTCAAGGAGGAGTTATTTATCTTGACGTCATTTGTCCTAACGGAGAGGTTATTTTTAGGATCAAAGACTCCGGCATCGGCATTCCACCAGAGGATCAACAACATCTATTTCAGCCGTTTCACAGAGCCGAAAATGTCGGCAGCATTCCGGGAACAGGGTTAGGGCTAACCATGGTTAAAAGCTGCTTAGACCTGCATCATGGAGAAATTTCCTTTGAAAGTGAAGTCGGTAGAGGCACGACATTTACGGTCAAACTGTTTTCAAGCTGTCGTGTGCCTAACTGA